In one Streptomyces sp. T12 genomic region, the following are encoded:
- a CDS encoding XRE family transcriptional regulator, with protein sequence MFTPERLVLARKRRRMTLADLARKSGVSAQSITAFENGRRVPTEDTLGHLAYALGYPVQFFARQRPVDLQVDQVSFRAPSKMTAMERESALGSGALAMDLNSWLGERFRLPKANLPTYPGEDAEDAAERVRAAWGLGEAPAPNMVHLLEANGVRVFSLPSDCLDIDAFSTNESSIPYVFLNTRKTGERGRFDAAHELGHLILHCEHRIPHGRDSEGEANDFASAFLMPRAGILAQQLHGASVDRIISAKRRWGVSAMALAYRLRKLELLSEWRYTQTAKELTKRGYRTGEPGSRLGRESSQLLAKVFDALRTARGVTPADIAGQLFIPQEELNDFVFGLVPVGIDGGGQSSPPSRPGLRLVRS encoded by the coding sequence GTGTTCACCCCTGAACGGCTGGTTCTTGCGCGGAAGCGTAGGCGGATGACCTTGGCGGACCTGGCGAGGAAGTCGGGCGTCTCGGCGCAGAGCATCACGGCGTTCGAGAACGGGCGCAGGGTTCCAACCGAGGACACGCTCGGGCACCTTGCATATGCGCTCGGCTATCCGGTTCAGTTCTTCGCCCGCCAGCGTCCCGTGGACCTGCAGGTCGACCAGGTGAGTTTCCGTGCACCATCGAAGATGACGGCGATGGAGCGCGAAAGCGCTCTAGGATCTGGGGCTCTTGCCATGGATCTGAACTCGTGGCTGGGGGAACGGTTCCGGCTGCCGAAAGCCAACCTGCCCACCTACCCAGGTGAGGATGCTGAGGACGCCGCGGAGCGGGTACGTGCCGCCTGGGGCCTGGGCGAGGCGCCAGCACCGAACATGGTGCACCTCTTGGAGGCCAACGGCGTCCGTGTGTTCTCGCTGCCATCGGACTGCCTGGACATCGACGCCTTTTCCACCAATGAATCCAGCATCCCCTACGTCTTCCTTAACACCCGCAAGACCGGTGAGCGGGGTCGCTTTGACGCCGCCCACGAGCTTGGGCACCTAATCCTTCACTGCGAGCACCGCATCCCGCATGGCCGCGACTCCGAAGGCGAAGCCAACGACTTCGCGTCGGCCTTTCTGATGCCCCGGGCCGGCATCCTGGCCCAGCAACTCCACGGCGCCAGTGTCGACCGGATCATCAGCGCCAAGCGCCGATGGGGCGTATCCGCGATGGCCCTGGCCTATCGGCTGCGCAAGCTTGAGCTGTTGTCCGAGTGGCGATACACCCAGACCGCCAAGGAGTTGACCAAGCGGGGCTACCGAACCGGCGAACCTGGATCGCGCCTCGGACGCGAGAGCAGCCAACTCCTCGCCAAGGTCTTTGATGCATTGCGTACGGCTCGCGGCGTCACCCCAGCCGACATCGCTGGGCAGTTGTTCATCCCGCAGGAGGAGCTGAACGACTTCGTGTTCGGGCTCGTCCCTGTCGGAATCGATGGTGGAGGCCAGAGCTCTCCGCCATCCAGGCCCGGTCTCCGCCTGGTTCGCAGCTGA
- a CDS encoding serine/threonine-protein kinase, with translation MTEQKRRLILDYESLHSMPLGVHEVHVWWDPHLGNWLVGKCVDLAEFQDDADLIEPQLMERIQHRNIVPVRAVAGVPGYPQPMRVIEILMPYYEAGSITDALEAGRTFTPRKSLQIIQSALQGLREMHERHGILHRDIKSPNLFLTDDADLVKIGDLGVAGRMDASGSTPAIQVAHLYAPPEIMIGPRVTAASDLYSLGVVLVELLAGKFDYASYSRTDVVDALQQGLPPLRAEDRKLPAWACRRLRQLVAKATHSDPARRFTTARDMSMALAAVKIADWQQSEPGTWQAPHLWKDESWRVTATSADGGVELTLLRRKQASWRRVGASQVASTLQDGKALAYFEEANRRAVS, from the coding sequence GTGACCGAGCAGAAGCGACGCCTGATCCTGGACTACGAGTCCTTGCACAGCATGCCGCTGGGCGTCCACGAAGTGCACGTGTGGTGGGACCCGCACCTGGGGAACTGGCTTGTCGGCAAGTGCGTCGATCTTGCCGAGTTCCAGGACGACGCGGATCTGATCGAGCCTCAGCTCATGGAGAGGATCCAGCATCGCAATATCGTCCCTGTGCGGGCCGTGGCCGGGGTTCCCGGCTATCCGCAGCCGATGCGCGTGATCGAGATCCTCATGCCGTACTACGAGGCGGGAAGCATCACCGACGCCCTGGAGGCTGGCCGGACGTTCACGCCCAGGAAATCCCTCCAAATCATCCAGTCTGCGCTTCAGGGGCTGCGAGAGATGCACGAGCGCCACGGAATCCTGCACCGTGACATCAAGAGCCCCAACCTGTTTCTCACCGATGATGCCGATCTCGTCAAGATCGGCGACCTGGGCGTGGCTGGCCGGATGGATGCTTCTGGGTCCACACCGGCCATTCAAGTGGCGCACCTCTATGCGCCCCCAGAGATCATGATCGGACCTCGCGTCACTGCAGCGTCGGACCTCTACTCCCTTGGCGTGGTCCTTGTGGAACTGCTGGCGGGGAAGTTCGACTACGCGTCCTACAGCCGCACCGACGTCGTCGACGCGCTCCAGCAGGGCCTTCCGCCGCTGCGTGCCGAGGACCGCAAACTTCCTGCTTGGGCCTGCCGACGCCTTCGTCAGCTGGTGGCCAAGGCCACACACTCAGACCCGGCCCGGCGCTTCACGACTGCTCGGGACATGAGCATGGCCCTGGCCGCAGTCAAGATCGCTGATTGGCAGCAATCCGAGCCCGGCACTTGGCAGGCACCCCATTTGTGGAAGGACGAGAGTTGGAGGGTCACAGCGACTTCCGCCGATGGCGGGGTCGAGCTAACCCTCCTGCGGCGCAAGCAAGCCTCGTGGCGGCGTGTAGGTGCGTCGCAGGTGGCCAGCACGCTGCAGGACGGAAAGGCGCTGGCCTATTTCGAGGAAGCCAACAGACGAGCTGTGAGCTGA
- a CDS encoding HNH endonuclease family protein produces MVNAVLRSLAAAALLVLPVIVSAPAHAAQTLPLAEAVANLPVATESRDGYSRNKFRHWNAGDDPADGCNTRAEVLLHEAVTPPTVGPGCRLTGGSWFSYYDTTVVTSASGLDIDHMVPLAEAWDSGASAWTAQRREAYANDQGAAPSLVAVTARSNRSKADQDPADWLPPAADVHCRYAAEWVGTKLRWSLAVDEAELGALEGMASDCPAQAVTYEPAA; encoded by the coding sequence ATGGTCAACGCTGTCCTGCGCAGCCTCGCTGCCGCCGCTCTCCTCGTCCTTCCGGTCATCGTCTCCGCTCCTGCCCACGCCGCACAGACCCTGCCCCTCGCCGAAGCAGTAGCCAACTTGCCTGTGGCCACTGAGTCCCGCGACGGCTACAGCCGCAACAAGTTCCGCCACTGGAACGCTGGCGACGACCCGGCCGACGGCTGCAACACCCGCGCCGAAGTCCTCCTCCACGAAGCGGTCACCCCGCCCACCGTCGGTCCCGGCTGCCGCCTAACCGGCGGAAGTTGGTTCTCGTACTACGACACCACCGTCGTGACGTCGGCGTCCGGTCTCGACATCGACCACATGGTGCCCCTCGCCGAAGCCTGGGACAGCGGTGCCTCCGCCTGGACCGCGCAGCGCCGCGAGGCGTACGCCAACGACCAGGGCGCCGCGCCCTCCCTCGTCGCCGTCACCGCACGCTCCAACCGGAGCAAAGCCGACCAGGACCCGGCCGATTGGCTGCCGCCGGCCGCCGACGTGCACTGCCGGTATGCCGCTGAGTGGGTGGGAACAAAGCTCCGCTGGAGCCTGGCCGTCGACGAAGCCGAATTGGGTGCCTTGGAGGGTATGGCCTCGGACTGCCCTGCCCAGGCCGTGACATACGAACCCGCCGCCTGA
- a CDS encoding DNA polymerase Y family protein — MRALAIWMMDWPVVAAGADHDEPVAIIARERVLACSREARRQGVKRGMRVRQASGRCPRLRLLDRDPEAEVRAFEPVLRLLEKRVAPHMEVLRPGLIAVPARGPARYFGGEPALVEHITTVLTDAGVESRTGAADTVFAAALAVRAGQVGVLVPAGQSAEFLAPYPVGVLGRPRLSQLLPRLGITTLGAFAALPGDRVLARFGHDGAAAQRTARGQEARPLNASGADSDYSVAEAFEPPEDNLEPVIFLAKALAEQLHARLARAGAVCARLQVEVGLTSGLRLSRLWRHEGRLSALAVAERVRWQIAAWAETGQLAAAAGITTLRLVPEGLSAATGRQSLLFGPRIAPEELEHAAGQLQAMLGHRAVVRQELAGGRGPGERIVDIPYGDARSRPLVEGTWPGRLPAPHPAVVYPTPRPAQVIGADGGPVGVSGRTLLTQAPTALSIDGAAPVAVTGWTGPWPVLEDWWIPAQARRLARLQVACADGRAWLLHIQDGRWAVEALYG, encoded by the coding sequence TTGCGTGCACTAGCGATCTGGATGATGGACTGGCCCGTGGTGGCCGCGGGCGCGGATCACGACGAGCCCGTGGCGATCATCGCGCGGGAGCGGGTGTTGGCCTGTTCGAGGGAGGCCCGTCGGCAGGGCGTGAAGCGCGGGATGCGGGTGCGCCAGGCATCCGGGCGCTGTCCGCGGCTGAGGCTGCTCGACCGGGACCCCGAGGCGGAGGTGCGGGCGTTCGAGCCGGTGCTGCGTCTGCTGGAGAAGCGCGTCGCTCCGCACATGGAAGTCCTGCGGCCGGGCCTGATCGCCGTGCCCGCTCGCGGACCCGCCCGCTACTTCGGCGGCGAGCCGGCCCTCGTAGAGCACATCACCACCGTGCTCACCGACGCTGGGGTCGAATCACGTACGGGCGCGGCGGACACCGTGTTCGCTGCCGCCCTGGCGGTGCGGGCCGGGCAGGTGGGGGTCCTGGTGCCGGCCGGGCAGAGCGCGGAGTTCCTGGCCCCGTATCCGGTGGGGGTGCTGGGCCGCCCGCGGCTGTCGCAGCTGCTGCCCCGCCTGGGCATCACCACCTTGGGCGCGTTCGCAGCACTGCCGGGCGACCGGGTGCTGGCCCGGTTCGGACACGACGGCGCCGCGGCGCAACGCACCGCCCGCGGCCAGGAGGCCCGGCCGCTCAACGCATCCGGGGCGGATAGTGACTACAGCGTGGCCGAGGCGTTCGAGCCGCCCGAGGACAATCTCGAGCCGGTCATCTTCCTCGCCAAGGCTCTCGCCGAACAGCTTCACGCCCGCCTCGCGCGGGCCGGGGCGGTGTGCGCCAGGCTGCAGGTCGAAGTGGGCCTCACGAGCGGGCTGCGCCTGTCGCGGCTGTGGCGACACGAGGGCCGGCTGTCGGCGCTGGCGGTGGCCGAACGGGTGCGCTGGCAGATCGCCGCATGGGCCGAGACCGGGCAGCTCGCCGCCGCGGCGGGGATCACCACCCTGCGGCTGGTTCCGGAGGGACTGTCGGCGGCGACCGGGCGGCAGTCGTTGTTGTTCGGGCCGCGGATCGCGCCGGAGGAGCTGGAGCACGCCGCGGGGCAGCTGCAGGCGATGCTCGGACACCGCGCGGTGGTACGTCAGGAACTCGCCGGAGGCCGCGGTCCGGGCGAGCGGATCGTGGACATCCCGTACGGCGATGCGCGCTCGCGCCCGTTGGTGGAGGGGACGTGGCCGGGGCGGCTGCCGGCCCCGCACCCGGCCGTGGTCTACCCCACCCCGCGCCCTGCCCAGGTGATCGGGGCCGATGGCGGCCCGGTCGGGGTGAGCGGACGCACCCTGCTCACCCAGGCCCCCACCGCGCTGTCCATCGACGGCGCCGCGCCGGTGGCGGTGACCGGGTGGACCGGACCGTGGCCGGTGCTGGAGGACTGGTGGATCCCCGCGCAGGCCCGCCGCCTTGCGCGCCTGCAGGTCGCCTGCGCGGACGGCCGCGCCTGGCTGCTGCACATCCAGGACGGCCGGTGGGCGGTGGAGGCGCTCTATGGCTGA
- the rplS gene encoding 50S ribosomal protein L19, with amino-acid sequence MASVDAASLRTDVPEFRSGDSLKVHVRVVEGHRTRIQVFGGLVIRRQGSGVRETFTVRKISFGIGVERTFPVHTPVIDKIEVVDRGAVRRAKLYYLRDRRGKAAKIKSRSHRQ; translated from the coding sequence ATGGCCTCTGTCGACGCGGCGTCGCTGCGCACTGACGTCCCGGAATTCAGGTCAGGTGACAGCCTCAAAGTCCACGTACGCGTCGTTGAAGGCCACCGCACTCGTATCCAGGTTTTCGGGGGACTCGTCATCCGTCGCCAGGGATCCGGAGTGAGAGAGACCTTCACGGTCCGCAAGATCAGTTTCGGTATTGGCGTGGAGCGGACTTTCCCCGTCCATACCCCAGTCATCGACAAGATCGAGGTTGTCGACCGGGGGGCGGTTCGCCGCGCCAAGCTCTACTACTTGCGCGACCGAAGGGGCAAAGCCGCGAAGATCAAGAGCAGGTCGCATCGCCAGTAG
- a CDS encoding DUF6313 family protein — protein sequence MATHTPHQSRPDKRSWLKRLQHRIDENQAHAGKFEHWLKYRSWKWISVVFVLYLVAGFGIGFIDAWEILVGRESAKDAAWPGVTWPLSILGWLLVPAFIGGVAGYIVTSQIESRRVRPIKELLEDLSKRAEEANKPGGPT from the coding sequence ATGGCGACACACACGCCTCACCAGTCAAGACCTGACAAGAGATCGTGGTTGAAACGCCTGCAACACCGGATAGACGAGAACCAGGCGCATGCCGGCAAGTTCGAACACTGGTTGAAGTACAGATCCTGGAAGTGGATCTCTGTCGTCTTCGTCCTGTATCTCGTTGCTGGGTTCGGCATCGGCTTCATCGATGCCTGGGAGATCCTGGTCGGCCGCGAGTCGGCGAAGGATGCTGCCTGGCCAGGAGTGACGTGGCCGCTGTCAATTCTGGGGTGGCTCTTGGTGCCCGCCTTTATCGGTGGCGTCGCGGGCTACATCGTCACGTCCCAGATTGAGAGTCGGCGCGTGCGCCCCATCAAGGAGCTTTTGGAAGATCTGTCCAAGAGGGCAGAGGAGGCCAACAAGCCTGGGGGGCCGACATGA
- a CDS encoding DUF6207 family protein, translating into MKPISEAHVAEPGLAVVEIAACDDQTAFAVQQLLAARCAIAPADRTTREPGEPGIRLRCFLDLRQAPDP; encoded by the coding sequence ATGAAGCCGATCAGTGAAGCGCATGTGGCGGAGCCGGGTCTGGCCGTGGTGGAGATCGCGGCCTGCGACGACCAGACCGCGTTCGCCGTCCAGCAGCTGCTCGCCGCGCGGTGTGCGATCGCGCCGGCAGACCGCACGACCCGAGAGCCCGGCGAGCCCGGTATACGGCTGCGCTGCTTCCTGGACCTGCGTCAGGCGCCCGACCCGTAG
- a CDS encoding ATP-dependent DNA ligase, whose translation MPSTWSLPEPMLATPTSDPVLHPEHAAEPKWDGYRALLGRWPGDRVLIRSRRGGNLTAAFPEIAAAASQLPDDTALDGELVVWESDRLSFERLQQRAHRRAATAVRAAEQWPAHFVAFDLLRAGADLTAQPYRTRRAALEQLFADHRLQAPWTLCPSTTDPKQATEWLEWSTVGLEGLVFKRLDQRYLPGFRAWRKYRSRHTTEAVIGAVTGAPTAPTTALLGRLDADGRLQYVGRTTVLNLAVRQTLAAELQQGGPAHPWTGWTFSASWGSREQLTVRLVEPVVVAEVAVDVSLDAAGRWRHPVRLERVRSDLTPDDVPLFGQEP comes from the coding sequence ATGCCCTCGACCTGGTCCCTGCCGGAGCCGATGCTCGCCACCCCCACATCCGACCCCGTGCTCCACCCGGAACACGCGGCCGAACCGAAATGGGACGGCTACCGGGCGCTGCTGGGACGGTGGCCCGGCGACCGGGTCCTGATCCGTTCCCGCCGAGGCGGGAACCTGACGGCGGCCTTTCCCGAGATCGCCGCCGCGGCCTCGCAGCTGCCCGACGACACGGCGCTCGACGGGGAACTGGTGGTGTGGGAGAGCGACCGGCTGTCCTTCGAGCGTCTTCAGCAGCGTGCGCACCGCAGGGCGGCGACCGCTGTCCGTGCGGCCGAGCAGTGGCCGGCCCACTTTGTCGCCTTCGACCTGCTGCGGGCAGGCGCCGACCTGACCGCGCAGCCCTACCGGACTCGACGTGCGGCACTGGAACAGCTCTTCGCCGACCACCGCCTACAGGCCCCCTGGACCCTGTGTCCCTCCACCACCGACCCGAAGCAGGCCACCGAGTGGCTGGAGTGGTCGACGGTCGGACTGGAGGGGCTCGTCTTCAAGCGCCTGGACCAGCGGTACCTGCCCGGGTTCAGGGCGTGGCGTAAATACCGGTCCCGGCACACGACCGAGGCCGTGATCGGCGCGGTCACCGGTGCCCCGACCGCACCCACCACGGCCCTGCTCGGCCGCCTCGACGCCGACGGCCGACTCCAGTACGTCGGACGCACCACCGTCCTGAACCTGGCCGTCCGCCAAACCCTGGCCGCCGAACTCCAACAGGGCGGACCCGCACACCCGTGGACGGGCTGGACGTTCAGTGCGAGCTGGGGGTCGCGGGAGCAACTCACCGTACGGCTGGTCGAGCCGGTTGTCGTCGCGGAGGTCGCGGTCGACGTGTCCCTGGACGCGGCCGGCCGCTGGCGCCACCCCGTGCGGCTGGAGCGTGTCAGGAGCGATCTGACTCCCGATGACGTGCCGCTGTTCGGGCAAGAACCCTGA
- a CDS encoding error-prone DNA polymerase yields the protein MADPRGKVLPFPDRRDAPMPVGGGWAELHVHSAGSFLFGANHVEELVAEAVRLGIEALAITDTNGLYGARRLAEAAGEYGIGTVYGAELTLDQGLGSIVVIARSLLGFTRLSAAISAGQLAGAKNAPVYDLDALSAAAHEGQWAILTGCPVLGEAAYDTDAIHARMDRLVDLFGRTHLHAELVDHRLPEDGPRNAAVHAAAQRWRLPVVATNAVRYAAPRSARLAAALTALHRRENLDTAIGELPPAPTAHLRTAEEMRILMARYPQAIASAVDLARSSVIDLSKLRPQLPDFEVPAGHTPGSYLRHLAEEGCARRYGPRTDPAAGAAWKQLDYELSVITDMGMQGYFLICWDITRYATEQGIWCQGRGSAASSVVCYALGITSVDALKHGLLFERFLHAEKTDPDIDIDFENDRREEVIQYLYAKYGRSHCAQVANLITYQPRLSVRDSARALGYPMARINEMTRHIHHEPPGPEADIPDDVRDLAGQLHTLPRHLGIHVGGMVLTRQPIGEIMPVEWATREGRSVLQGDKDDVAAAHLLKIDILGLGMLAALHTACDLIAEHHGISLDMATIPQDDPEVYAMIAAGRTIGVFQAESRAQVSTLPQLQPRCFADLAVAASIIRPGPIQAGSKHPYLRRRAGLEPVTYPHPLAEPALSKTLGVALWQEQAMALAIDCAGFTPGEADRLRKAMAAKHSPEKVARLRGRLLAGMAAKGIGQAASERIVGMIEAFSDYGFPQSHAQSMAGIIYASAWVKYHFPHAMLAGIMAHLPMGFYDSQTLIQDAKQHGIEVRGADIQCSGVHATLEPYADQPERRSAIRRGLTSVTGVSEEIAERILTARGTVAFRSVADVARRTRLSAKLMEQLATAGAFGGLGVDRRTALWSAGAYTGEIQEVLPGLDDLAPAPELPVMTAAEATAADLDASGASATAHPAQHLRALLASHGAQPAREVRDLADQTRVRVGGLAKYIQRPPTAKGVTFGALEDETGMINLIFSPPVWERTRETVLGAPAVLLEGHIERDRGSVNMIVHRAHALAGPARAHQPGRFR from the coding sequence ATGGCTGACCCTCGCGGGAAGGTGCTGCCCTTCCCCGATAGGCGCGACGCGCCGATGCCTGTGGGCGGCGGCTGGGCGGAGTTGCACGTGCACTCCGCCGGCTCGTTCCTCTTCGGCGCCAACCACGTGGAGGAGTTGGTCGCCGAGGCCGTCCGCCTCGGTATCGAGGCCCTGGCGATCACCGACACCAACGGGCTCTACGGCGCGAGACGTCTGGCTGAGGCCGCGGGCGAGTACGGCATCGGCACCGTCTACGGCGCCGAACTCACCCTGGACCAGGGCCTCGGGTCGATCGTGGTGATCGCCCGCAGCCTGCTGGGCTTCACTCGGCTGTCCGCGGCGATCAGCGCCGGGCAGCTGGCCGGCGCCAAGAACGCCCCGGTCTACGACCTCGACGCCCTGTCGGCTGCCGCACACGAGGGCCAGTGGGCGATCCTCACCGGCTGCCCCGTTCTCGGCGAGGCCGCCTACGACACCGACGCCATCCATGCCCGGATGGACCGGCTGGTGGACCTCTTCGGCCGCACCCACCTGCACGCCGAACTCGTCGATCACCGGCTGCCCGAAGACGGCCCGCGCAACGCCGCCGTGCACGCGGCGGCGCAGCGATGGCGACTGCCGGTGGTGGCCACGAACGCCGTGCGGTACGCCGCCCCGCGATCTGCGCGGCTGGCGGCGGCGCTGACCGCGCTGCACCGCCGCGAGAACCTCGACACCGCGATCGGGGAGTTGCCGCCAGCCCCGACAGCACATCTGCGCACCGCCGAGGAGATGCGCATCCTCATGGCCCGCTACCCGCAGGCCATCGCATCCGCCGTCGACCTCGCCCGCAGCAGCGTCATCGACCTGAGCAAACTGCGCCCGCAGCTGCCGGACTTCGAGGTGCCCGCCGGGCACACCCCCGGCAGCTATCTGCGCCACCTCGCGGAAGAAGGCTGCGCCCGCCGATACGGGCCGCGCACCGACCCGGCAGCCGGGGCGGCGTGGAAACAGCTCGACTACGAACTGTCCGTGATCACCGACATGGGCATGCAGGGCTACTTCTTGATCTGCTGGGACATCACGCGGTACGCGACCGAGCAGGGCATCTGGTGCCAGGGGCGCGGCAGCGCCGCCTCCTCGGTGGTCTGCTACGCGCTGGGCATCACCTCCGTCGACGCACTCAAGCACGGCCTGCTCTTCGAGCGATTTCTGCACGCCGAAAAGACCGACCCGGACATCGACATCGATTTCGAGAACGACCGTCGGGAGGAGGTGATCCAGTACCTGTATGCCAAATACGGCCGGTCCCACTGCGCCCAGGTGGCGAACCTCATCACCTACCAACCCCGCCTGAGCGTACGGGATTCAGCACGCGCCCTCGGCTATCCCATGGCACGAATCAACGAGATGACCCGCCATATCCACCACGAGCCACCCGGGCCCGAGGCCGACATCCCCGACGACGTACGCGACCTCGCCGGACAACTGCACACCCTGCCACGGCATTTGGGTATCCATGTCGGAGGGATGGTGCTGACCCGCCAGCCCATCGGGGAAATCATGCCGGTCGAATGGGCCACCCGCGAAGGCCGCTCGGTCCTGCAAGGCGACAAAGACGATGTGGCCGCCGCCCATCTTCTGAAAATTGACATCCTGGGACTGGGCATGCTGGCTGCCCTGCACACCGCATGCGACCTCATTGCCGAACACCACGGAATCAGCCTGGACATGGCCACGATTCCGCAGGACGACCCGGAAGTGTACGCCATGATTGCCGCAGGCCGGACCATAGGCGTATTTCAGGCCGAGTCAAGGGCACAGGTCTCGACCCTGCCCCAGCTTCAGCCACGGTGTTTCGCGGACCTCGCGGTGGCCGCCTCCATCATCAGGCCGGGCCCCATTCAGGCCGGATCAAAACATCCGTATTTGCGGCGGCGGGCCGGCCTGGAGCCCGTCACCTATCCGCATCCGCTCGCCGAACCAGCGCTTTCCAAAACGCTCGGGGTCGCTTTGTGGCAGGAGCAGGCCATGGCCCTGGCCATCGACTGTGCGGGGTTCACTCCGGGCGAGGCGGACCGTCTCCGTAAGGCGATGGCCGCCAAGCACTCTCCCGAAAAGGTGGCACGGCTGCGCGGACGACTGCTTGCCGGGATGGCCGCCAAGGGCATCGGCCAGGCCGCCTCCGAGCGAATTGTGGGCATGATAGAGGCGTTTTCGGATTATGGATTCCCGCAGTCTCACGCCCAGTCGATGGCAGGCATTATCTATGCCAGCGCCTGGGTGAAGTACCATTTTCCGCACGCCATGCTGGCGGGGATCATGGCACATCTCCCGATGGGGTTCTACGACTCCCAGACCCTCATCCAGGATGCCAAGCAGCACGGCATCGAGGTCCGGGGTGCCGACATTCAGTGCTCCGGTGTGCACGCCACGCTGGAGCCTTACGCCGATCAGCCGGAGCGGCGGTCGGCGATCCGTCGCGGGCTGACCTCCGTGACGGGGGTCAGCGAGGAGATCGCCGAGCGGATCCTGACCGCGCGAGGCACCGTGGCGTTCCGCTCGGTGGCCGACGTTGCCCGCCGCACACGGCTGTCGGCGAAGTTGATGGAGCAGCTGGCCACGGCCGGGGCGTTCGGTGGGCTCGGTGTGGACCGGCGCACCGCTCTGTGGTCGGCGGGCGCTTATACGGGCGAGATCCAGGAGGTCCTACCGGGGTTGGACGACCTGGCGCCCGCCCCGGAGTTGCCGGTCATGACTGCGGCCGAGGCCACTGCTGCCGACCTCGATGCCTCGGGCGCCAGCGCCACCGCCCACCCGGCGCAGCACCTGCGTGCTCTGCTGGCCTCGCACGGGGCGCAGCCTGCGCGCGAGGTCCGTGATCTGGCCGACCAGACCCGGGTGCGGGTCGGCGGACTGGCCAAGTACATCCAACGGCCCCCGACGGCGAAGGGAGTGACCTTCGGAGCCCTGGAGGATGAGACCGGCATGATCAACCTGATCTTCTCTCCCCCGGTCTGGGAACGCACGCGCGAGACAGTCCTCGGCGCCCCTGCAGTGCTGTTGGAAGGGCACATCGAGCGAGACCGCGGCTCGGTCAACATGATCGTGCACCGCGCGCATGCCCTCGCAGGCCCCGCTCGGGCCCATCAGCCGGGGCGCTTCAGGTGA